From the Musa acuminata AAA Group cultivar baxijiao chromosome BXJ1-2, Cavendish_Baxijiao_AAA, whole genome shotgun sequence genome, one window contains:
- the LOC103975857 gene encoding uncharacterized protein LOC103975857 — MGRSDGPRGMKRRRRSGGSAFAVGAKVEVRSDEDGFRGAWYEATVVRQLSQRRFEVVYAFLVEDHDPSQPLREVVQRSNLRPQPPPLLAADAASSGGGRYSLHDLVEAFHNDGWWAGVIFAVLHGPTTSRYLVSFPTSREEVVFEESQMRPQLQWVRGRWVPVDEQRAEDPAFSSGAQVEVSRDRENYGAAWFGASVVEVFNSTTVLVEYENLKAENNDELLREIVDAQYIRTCQPNAALVKDFALNDEVEVLHHGGWVPGMISKIVNGSKYIIKMLHDENETEFGHAELRHRRFWNGQQWVFKSQMTSTALTEARSTGSKRNSHSGKRYHLPISVSTSSDDDDVDVDVTCEPGATNLSLKHKKAEGQLECSQVCNNMKKVDSLEYSMGSPCSSLLVGYPATPMTEINLSVAMPMIEYSSSVEKHHSESPFLGEIADMANVGTTLPPNPLLDEHLNAHKNGLPKIPVRDEVSPRNSGNGSEHQSKVTQVSGAPISHEINGFFQYAEQRNSEGVHGSSLNITKGRRKLIIKAPRRLKMANSDDSVRQQAQDETQRRPSIVDSMRCFSSMCASIRCEPINSNKSANEVFTSDGSRDKNELSGCLCQATSPLCQQNDVLLLQGNTPILDVVGNSRIRCLVAQSLPDVVSSSLRTTCGGILNTARVYTVDQIIPSVIGESCTEINHNKAPSETVIFESMGALIDPISTGSPLKEELMPFSKTSSMWEPIESMEIFQVMPQQPHFHPLEQYSMEFREGMAIGLMISFANLVANIQQIHIDDAQATIEGRLRALSAFEANGFNVHCLRSRLQDLLEMHVNRRQCETRKAALKVKMLEKKDDNERLDSLIAAFDNAILELEQNLASFRDKKDSVIRERSSNDSEISKLQVNILEAEVTYNSAEENFKAILSAPW, encoded by the exons ATGGGGAGATCGGACGGACCCCGCGgcatgaagaggaggaggaggagcggcggCAGTGCGTTCGCGGTGGGGGCGAAGGTGGAGGTTCGGAGTGATGAAGACGGGTTCCGAGGGGCGTGGTACGAGGCCACCGTCGTTCGACAGCTCTCGCAGCGCCGCTTCGAGGTCGTCTATGCCTTCCTCGTTGAGGACCACGATCCATCTCAGCCCCTCCGCGAGGTTGTCCAGCGCTCTAATTTACGCCCCCAACCACCGCCGCTACTGGCCGCGGACGCAGCCTCCTCCGGCGGAGGCCGCTACAGTCTTCACGATCTCGTCGAGGCTTTCCACAACGACGGGTGGTGGGCCGGCGTCATATTCGCCGTCCTCCATGGACCGACCACTAGTCGGTACCTCGTGTCCTTTCCTACAAGCAGGGAAGAGGTAGTGTTCGAGGAGTCTCAAATGCGGCCCCAACTTCAGTGGGTACGCGGCCGCTGGGTACCTGTGGACGAGCAG AGAGCTGAAGATCCAGCGTTCTCAAGTGGAGCTCAAGTCGAAGTCAGTCGGGACAGAGAGAACTATGGCGCAGCCTGGTTTGGCGCTAGTGTTGTGGAAGTGTTCAACAGCACTACAGTCTTGGTAGAGTATGAGAATCTGAAAGCTGAGAATAACGATGAACTTCTGAGAGAGATTGTTGATGCTCAATACATAAGAACCTGTCAGCCAAATGCAGCCCTGGTGAAGGATTTTGCCTTGAATGATGAGGTGGAGGTGCTTCACCATGGCGGGTGGGTGCCAGGAATGATTTCAAAGATAGTCAATGGGTCCAAGTACATTATCAAGATGTTGCACGATGAGAATGAGACTGAGTTTGGTCATGCTGAGCTCAGACACCGCCGATTTTGGAATGGTCAGCAGTGGGTTTTCAAGTCTCAG ATGACATCAACAGCTCTAACTGAAGCCAGGTCTACTGGTAGTAAACGAAATTCACATTCTGGCAAAAGATATCATCTTCCCATTTCAGTGTCAACTtctagtgatgatgatgatgttgatgttGATGTCACATGTGAACCTGGCGCTACTAACTTGAGTCTGAAACATAAGAAAGCGGAGGGTCAGCTTGAGTGTTCACAAGTTTGCAACAACATGAAGAAAGTGGATTCTTTGGAATACAGCATGGGATCACCATGTAGTTCACTACTTGTAGGATACCCTGCAACTCCAATGACCGAGATTAACCTTTCCGTTGCAATGCCAATGATAGAATATAGCTCTTCAGTGGAGAAGCATCATTCTGAAAGCCCATTTTTAGGGGAAATTGCTGATATGGCCAATGTGGGTACAACATTGCCACCTAACCCCTTATTAGATGAGCATCTTAATGCACATAAGAATGGTTTACCCAAAATACCAGTCAGGGATGAAGTTTCTCCACGTAACAGTGGCAATGGATCAGAGCATCAATCAAAGGTAACTCAAGTCAGTGGTGCACCAATTAGTCATGAAATCAATGGTTTTTTCCAATATGCAGAACAGAGGAACTCTGAAGGTGTCCATGGTTCTAGTCTGAACATTACAAAGGGAAGAAGGAAGCTCATCATTAAGGCTCCACGACGTCTAAAAATGGCCAATAGTGATGAT AGTGTGAGACAGCAAGCACAAGATGAGACCCAAAGGAGGCCAAGCATAGTAGATTCAATGAGATGCTTCAGCAGCATGTGTGCCTCCATAAGAT GTGAACCTATAAATTCTAACAAATCAGCTAATGAGGTCTTCACAAGCGATGGTAGTAGGGATAAGAATGAGTTATCAGGTTGTTTATGCCAAGCTACTTCACCACTTTGCCAACAAAATGATGTCTTATTGCTTCAAGGAAACACACCGATTCTGGATGTAGTAG GGAACTCAAGAATCAGGTGTTTGGTAGCACAATCTTTGCCAGATGTTGTATCAAGCTCATTAAGAACTACATGTGGTGGTATTCTTAACACTGCAAGGGTTTACACTGTAGACCAGATTATTCCATCTGTAATTGGGGAAAGCTGTACTGAGATTAATCACAATAAAGCACCATCTGAGACAGTTATCTTTGAGAGTATGGGTGCCCTGATTGATCCCATCTCTACAGGGTCACCTTTAAAAGAGGAACTGATGCCATTCTCAAAGACTTCATCCATGTGGGAACCAATAGAGTCAATGGAAATCTTCCAGGTAATGCCTCAACAGCCACATTTTCACCCATTGGAGCAGTACTCTATGGAGTTTCGCGAAGGAATGGCTATTGGTCTTATGATATCATTTGCCAACTTAGTTGCCAATATTCAGCAGATACATATTGATGATGCACAAGCAACTATTGAGGGAAGGTTGAGGGCACTCAGCGCCTTTGAGGCAAATGGATTCAATGTTCATTGTTTGCGGTCGCGCCTTCAGGACCTGCTTGAGATGCATGTCAACCGAAGGCAGTGTGAGACTAGAAAAGCAGCACTCAAAGTGAAGATGTTAGAGAAAAAAGATGATAATGAGAGGCTAGACTCTTTAATTGCAGCATTTGATAATGCTATCTTGGAACTGGAGCAAAATCTTGCCAGCTTCCGTGATAAAAAGGATTCAGTCATCAGGGAAAGGAGCAGCAATGATTCTGAGATATCAAAATTGCAAGTGAATATCCTGGAAGCTGAAGTGACATATAATTCTGCCGAAGAAAATTTCAAAGCTATCTTATCTGCACCATGGTAA
- the LOC135603862 gene encoding monothiol glutaredoxin-S11-like: MGGGGGGGGGGVVKDVGSKAQLDEALHGAAPVVVHFWASWCEASKQMDQVFAHLATDFPQALFLRVEAEEQPEISEAYAVAAVPYFVFFKDGKSVDKLEGANPSILANRVAKVAGSTSLVESASPASLGIAAGPTVLEAVKDMAKENNSSKNENANSDLSGLTTRLWQLVNSHPVFLFMKGSPEQPRCGFSRKVVEILKDEGVEFGSFDILTDNEVREGMKKFSNWPTFPQLFCKGELLGGGDIAVAMHESGELKDVFRDHGVPMNSKETKVAESAKDVSETSIPEKGGGISDSTGLNVELASRLRTLVNSSPVIIFMKGRPEEPKCGFSHKVIEILQQEKVAFESFDILSDDEVRQGLKIFSNWSSYPQLYIGGELIGGSDIMMEMLKSGELKKILAEKGIVPKVTLEDRLKNLVTSSPVMLFMKGTPDAPRCGFSSKVVNALQDEGISFGSFDILTNEEIRQGLKTYSNWPTYPQLYYKGELIGGCDIVLELQNSGELKSTLSE; encoded by the exons atgggtggcggcggcggtggtggcggcggcggcgtggTTAAGGACGTCGGATCGAAGGCACAGCTTGATGAAGCGCTCCACGGGGCGGCGCCGGTGGTGGTCCACTTTTGGGCGTCGTGGTGCGAGGCCTCGAAGCAGATGGATCAAGTCTTCGCCCATCTCGCCACCGACTTCCCTCAAGCACTCTTCCTCAGA GTTGAAGCAGAAGAGCAGCCAGAAATTTCTGAAGCATATGCAGTTGCAGCTGTTCCATACTTCGTTTTCTTCAAG GATGGTAAAAGTGTGGATAAACTTGAGGGTGCAAATCCGTCCATTTTGGCTAACAGGGTTGCTAAAGTTGCTGGATCCACAAGCCTTGTAGAATCTGCTTCACCTGCAAGCCTTGGGATTGCTGCTGGCCCTACAGTTCTGGAAGCAGTGAAAGACATGGCAAAGGAAAATAATTCTtccaaaaatgaaaatgcaaactcTGACCTGAGTGGACTGACAACGCGCCTATGGCAGCTTGTCAATTCTCACCCTGTTTTCCTATTCATGAAAGGAAGTCCAGAGCAACCAAGGTGTGGATTTAGCCGAAAGgttgttgaaattttgaaggatgaGGGAGTGGAATTTGGAAGCTTTGATATTCTTACTGATAATGAGGTCCGAGAGGGAATGAAGAAGTTTTCCAATTGGCCGACTTTCCCTCAGCTCTTTTGCAAGGGTGAGCTTCTTGGTGGTGGTGATATTGCAGTTGCTATGCATGAAAGTGGTGAGTTAAAAGATGTATTCAGAGATCATGGAGTTCCTATGAATTCTAAAGAAACCAAAGTTGCAGAAAGTGCAAAAGATGTCTCCGAGACTTCTATTCCTGAAAAAGGTGGAGGCATTTCTGATTCCACGGGCCTTAATGTTGAATTGGCTTCTCGTCTTCGAACTCTTGTAAATTCAAGCCCTGTCATCATCTTCATGAAAGGTAGACCAGAGGAACCGAAGTGTGGCTTCAgtcataaggttattgaaattcttCAGCAAGAGAAGGTTGCTTTTGAGAGCTTCGATATCCTCTCCGACGATGAAGTGAGGCAGGGTCTGAAAATTTTCTCTAACTGGTCTAGCTATCCACAACTTTATATAGGAGGTGAGCTGATTGGAGGATCCGATATCATGATGGAGATGCTGAAGAGTGGGGAGCTGAAGAAGATTCTAGCTGAAAAAGGAATTGTTCCAAAGGTCACTCTCGAGGACAGACTAAAAAATCTGGTCACCTCATCACCAGTAATGCTTTTTATGAAGGGCACACCAGATGCTCCTCGGTGTGGTTTCAGCTCCAAAGTCGTCAATGCCCTTCAGGATGAAGGAATCAGCTTTGGGTCTTTTGATATTCTCACCAATGAAGAAATAAGGCAGGGATTGAAGACTTACTCTAATTGGCCGACATATCCTCAGCTTTACTACAAAGGCGAGCTGATAGGGGGATGCGATATCGTGTTGGAACTGCAGAACAGTGGGGAGCTGAAGTCTACGCTTTCTGAGTAG